One Hordeum vulgare subsp. vulgare chromosome 4H, MorexV3_pseudomolecules_assembly, whole genome shotgun sequence DNA window includes the following coding sequences:
- the LOC123449798 gene encoding calcium-dependent protein kinase 7-like, with translation MGNQNGTPGNDYYGRFPREHPASRYADGIEEDSYSDLKKSDKPWPDADSFKPTAAGILRQGLDPTSISVLGRKTADLREHYILGRKLGQGQFGTTYLCTEISTGCDFACKTILKRKLITRVDVEDVRREIQIMHHLSGHKNVVSIKDVYEDVQAVHIVMELLPGGELFDRIQGNGRYSEMKAAEITRIVVSIVAMCHSLGVMHRDLKPENFLLLDKDDDLSIKAIDFGLSVYFKPGQVFSELVGSPFYVAPEVLHKRYGPESDVWSAGVILYVLLSGVPPFWADTQKGIFDAVLKGHLDLESDPWPKISDSAKDLIRKMLCNCPSERLKAHEVLRHPWICENGPATDGVLDPSVISRLKRFSAMNNLQKLALRVIAERLSEEEIAGLRELFKTVDIKNSGVITFGELRKGLTRYGNGLVDTEICDIMEAADTDTDVTINYEEFIAATMPLNKIEREEHLKAAFTYFDKDGSGYITVDKLQLACAEYNMEGTLLEEIISEADQNNDGQIDYAEFVAMMQGNANGGNIGLGRPTMETSLNVTLRDAAQVH, from the exons ATGGGTAATCAGAATGGGACCCCCGGGAACGACTACTACGGCCGGTTCCCCAGGGAGCATCCTGCTTCCAGGTATGCCGATGGGATTGAAGAGGATAGCTACTCGGACTTGAAGAAGTCTGACAAGCCCTGGCCCGATGCTGACTCGTTCAAGCCCACCGCCGCTGGTATTCTCAGGCAAGGGTTGGATCCGACATCCATCTCTGTACTCGGGCGCAAGACGGCGGACCTCAGGGAGCACTATATCCTTGGCCGGAAGCTTGGCCAGGGCCAGTTTGGGACGACGTACCTCTGCACCGAGATAAGTACAGGGTGCGACTTTGCTTGCAAGACCATCCTCAAGCGCAAGCTCATCACCAGAGTGGATGTCGAGGATGTGCGCCGTGAGATCCAGATAATGCACCATTTGTCGGGGCACAAGAACGTTGTCTCCATCAAGGATGTCTATGAAGACGTGCAGGCGGTCCACATTGTGATGGAGCTCTTGCCTGGCGGGGAGCTCTTTGACCGGATTCAGGGGAACGGGCGTTACAGTGAGATGAAGGCTGCAGAGATTACAAGAATTGTTGTTAGCATTGTGGCCATGTGCCATTCACTTGGTGTGATGCACCGCGATCTCAAGCCGGAAAATTTCCTcctccttgacaaagatgatGACCTGTCCATAAAAGCAATTGATTTTGGCCTATCCGTCTACTTCAAGCCAG GCCAGGTTTTCAGTGAGCTAGTAGGCAGCCCGTTCTATGTTGCCCCTGAGGTATTGCACAAACGCTATGGGCCAGAGTCCGATGTGTGGTCAGCTGGAGTGATACTCTATGTATTGCTAAGTGGGGTTCCACCATTTTGGGCAG ATACACAGAAAGGCATATTTGATGCAGTTCTGAAGGGGCACCTTGATTTGGAATCAGACCCCTGGCCTAAGATATCTGACAGTGCAAAGGACCTTATAAGAAAGATGCTTTGCAATTGCCCTTCAGAGCGTTTGAAAGCCCATGAAGTGCTAC GGCATCCCTGGATCTGCGAAAATGGGCCGGCCACTGACGGAGTTTTGGATCCTAGTGTCATCTCTCGGCTCAAACGGTTCTCTGCAATGAACAATCTACAGAAATTGGCTCTGAGA GTGATAGCTGAGCGTCTTTCAGAAGAGGAGATTGCTGGATTAAGAGAATTATTCAAGACAGTGGACATAAAAAATAGTggtgtgatcacttttggtgagctAAGAAAAGGTTTAACAAGATATGGCAACGGATTGGTGGATACCGAGATTTGTGATATAATGGAAGCG GCTGATACAGACACCGATGTAACCATAAATTACGAAGAATTTATTGCTGCAACCATGCCTTTAAACAAGATAGAGCGGGAAGAGCACCTGAAGGCAGCTTTTACATATTTTGACAAAGATGGCAGTGGCTATATCACAGTCGACAAGCTTCAACTAGCCTGTGCAGAATATAACATGGAGGGCACTCTCCTTGAAGAGATTATTTCAGAAGCCGATCAGAACAAT GACGGCCAAATTGATTATGCCGAATTTGTAGCCATGATGCAAGGCAACGCCAACGGTGGCAATATTGGACTTGGGCGTCCAACTATGGAGACCAGTCTGAATGTGACCTTGAGAGATGCAGCTCAAGTACATTAA